A part of Jaculus jaculus isolate mJacJac1 chromosome 17, mJacJac1.mat.Y.cur, whole genome shotgun sequence genomic DNA contains:
- the LOC101602329 gene encoding thymosin beta-4-like, translating to MSDKPDLAEIKKFDKSKLKKTETQERNPLPSKETMKQEKQAGKS from the coding sequence ATGTCTGACAAACCCGATCTGGCTGAGATCAAGAAATTTGATAAGTcgaaattgaagaagacagaaACACAAGAGAGAAACCCTCTGCCTTCAAAAGAAACCATGAAACAGGAGAAGCAAGCAGGCAAATCATAA